The sequence below is a genomic window from Thioclava nitratireducens.
GCCGATCTCGACGTGGACGCCACGCGCGCCGCGATCGAGGCCGCCCATGCCGCGAAACCGGACTGGGCCGCGCTCACCGGCAAGGAGCGCGCGGGCTACCTGCGCCGCTTCCACGACCTGATGATGGAAAATCAGGACGACCTCGCCGCGATCCTGACCGCCGAGATGGGCAAACCGCTCGCCGAGGCCAAGGGGGAGATCGCCTATGGCGCAAGCTTCCTCGAATGGTTTGCCGAAGAGGCCAAGCGCGTCTATGGCGACGTGATCCCCGGCCACCAGCGCGACAAGCGCATTCTCGTGATCCGCCAGCCGGTCGGCGTGGTGGGTTCGATCACGCCGTGGAACTTCCCCAACGCGATGATCGCGCGCAAGCTGGCCCCGGCGCTGGCGGCGGGCTGCACCTTCGTTGGGCGCCCCTCCGAGCTGACGCCGCTTTCAGCCCTCGCGATGGCCGTTCTGGCCGAGCGCGCGGGTATCCCGGCGGGTGTCTTCAACATCATCCCCGGCGTCGATGCGGCGGGCATGGGCGAAGAGCTCTGCGCCAATCCCAAGGTCGCCAAGATTACCTTCACGGGCTCGACCCGCGTGGGCAAGATCCTGATGCGCCAAGGGGCGGAGACGGTGAAGAAGATCAGCCTGGAACTGGGCGGTAACGCGCCATTCCTCGTCTTCGACGACGCCGATCTCGATGCGGCGGTCGATGGCGCGATGATCGCGAAGTTCCGCAATAACGGACAGACCTGCGTCTGCGCGAACCGGATCTACGTGCAGGCCGGCGTCTATGACGCCTTCGCCGAGAAGCTGACCGCGCGGCTTGCGACCCTACGACCGGGCAACGGGTTCGAGCCGGGCGTAACCACCGGGCCGCTCATCAACGCGGACGCGCTCGCCAAAGTCGAGGCGCATATCGCGGACGCGACCGAGAAAGGTGCGCAGGTAGCTGCTGGCGGGCACCGCTCGAACCTGGGGCGCACCTTCTTCGAGCCGACGCTGCTGACCGGCGTGACGCAACAGATGCGGGTCGCGCGCGAGGAGACCTTCGGGCCGCTCGCCCCGCTGATCCGCTTCGAGACCGAGGCCGAGGCGATCGAGATGGCCAACGCGACCGAATTCGGGCTGGCGGGCTATTTCTACGCCCGTGACCTCGCCCGCGTCTGGCGTGTGGCCGAAGCGATGGAGACCGGGATCGTCGGCGTGAATACCGGGCTGATCTCGACCGAGGTAGCCCCGTTCGGCGGCATCAAGCAATCCGGTCTCGGTCGCGAAGGCTCGAAATACGGCATCGAAGATTTCACCGAGCTGAAATACATGTGCCTCGGCGGGATCGAGTGACCGCTGCACCTGAGACATCAGGGTGAGAATAGAGAAGCGGCGGGCTTTCCCGCCGCTTCTTTCATTTTAAAACGCGGACTGAAGAGCGCCTGCGCCCGGAGCGCGCCGAAGGCGCAGGGCGCGCGGCGGCCCGTCCCGACGGGCTGGGGCATTGGTGACCGCGCGCGACGCTCATTCGATGGAGGGGCGTGGCTGGAATAAAGCGCGTGCCGTCCAAGGTCGCGATGCGCCACCCCACGGGCCGCCGCGCGCCCTGCTCCCCTACTCGCCCATCAGTTCCTCAAGGCGCTTGCGCTCTTCGTCGGAGAGATCGGGCTGGGCCGGCCCATCGGACGCCACGCGGCGCGAGCGGACATAGAAGAACCCGCCAATCAGCGCCACGATCAACGCCGCCGGACCGAGATACCACAGCAGCAGGTTCGCCCCGCGCTTTTCGGGCTCGAACAGCACATACTCGCCATAGCGAGCGGTGATGTAATCGATCACCTGGCTATTCGTGTCGCCCGCCTTGAGCCGCTCGCGCACCAGCAGCCGCAGATCGCGCGATACCTCGGCGTTGGAATCGTCGATATTCTCGCCCTGACAGACCGGGCAGCGCAGCACCTTGGAGATTTCGCGTGCCCGCGCCTCAAGCGCCGGGTCCTTC
It includes:
- a CDS encoding NAD-dependent succinate-semialdehyde dehydrogenase, whose amino-acid sequence is MLKLNDPSLLETRAYVNGEWIETGKTFDVTDPATGELVAKVADLDVDATRAAIEAAHAAKPDWAALTGKERAGYLRRFHDLMMENQDDLAAILTAEMGKPLAEAKGEIAYGASFLEWFAEEAKRVYGDVIPGHQRDKRILVIRQPVGVVGSITPWNFPNAMIARKLAPALAAGCTFVGRPSELTPLSALAMAVLAERAGIPAGVFNIIPGVDAAGMGEELCANPKVAKITFTGSTRVGKILMRQGAETVKKISLELGGNAPFLVFDDADLDAAVDGAMIAKFRNNGQTCVCANRIYVQAGVYDAFAEKLTARLATLRPGNGFEPGVTTGPLINADALAKVEAHIADATEKGAQVAAGGHRSNLGRTFFEPTLLTGVTQQMRVAREETFGPLAPLIRFETEAEAIEMANATEFGLAGYFYARDLARVWRVAEAMETGIVGVNTGLISTEVAPFGGIKQSGLGREGSKYGIEDFTELKYMCLGGIE
- a CDS encoding cytochrome c-type biogenesis protein, with amino-acid sequence MLRKTLLVVTLVLSALISLGPALAVQPDEIMKDPALEARAREISKVLRCPVCQGENIDDSNAEVSRDLRLLVRERLKAGDTNSQVIDYITARYGEYVLFEPEKRGANLLLWYLGPAALIVALIGGFFYVRSRRVASDGPAQPDLSDEERKRLEELMGE